A region of Cryptosporangium phraense DNA encodes the following proteins:
- the mshD gene encoding mycothiol synthase — translation MSDHTPEDTDAVLALADAATATDGVGPLSEQTQLALRNPDDYPDVVHLFVRGDAGIVGYAQITKAENASAEVVIHPAYRGKGLGRQLVDAVLDTVDTPLAIWAHGDHPAAQALARTLRLERSRVLFKMCRPLTRPLPPYALPDGVRLRSFVVGTDDAAWLRVNARAFATHPEQGKWTQNDLELRQREPWFDAAGFLLAVRADDPRDLLGFHWTKRELTADGTPGPEGEVYVVGVDPDAQGLKLGKALTIAGLEYLARAGATEGTLYVDESNPRAVNLYYNLGFEVCATDVMYARG, via the coding sequence TTGTCTGACCACACTCCGGAAGACACCGACGCCGTTCTCGCGCTGGCCGACGCGGCCACCGCGACGGACGGCGTCGGTCCGCTTTCCGAGCAGACGCAATTGGCGCTGCGCAATCCCGACGATTATCCGGACGTCGTACATCTCTTCGTCCGGGGCGACGCCGGAATCGTCGGCTACGCACAAATCACCAAGGCCGAGAATGCGTCGGCCGAAGTGGTAATACATCCTGCCTACCGCGGAAAAGGCCTCGGACGGCAACTCGTCGACGCGGTTCTCGACACGGTCGACACCCCGCTCGCGATCTGGGCCCACGGCGATCACCCGGCCGCTCAGGCGCTGGCCCGCACGCTGCGGCTCGAACGTTCCCGGGTGCTGTTCAAGATGTGCCGGCCGCTCACCCGTCCGCTTCCGCCGTATGCGCTGCCGGACGGCGTCCGCCTGAGGTCGTTCGTCGTGGGGACGGACGACGCAGCCTGGCTGCGCGTGAACGCGCGAGCCTTCGCCACCCACCCTGAGCAGGGGAAATGGACGCAGAACGACCTCGAGCTGCGCCAGCGCGAGCCGTGGTTCGACGCGGCCGGTTTCCTGCTCGCGGTCCGGGCGGACGACCCGCGGGACCTGCTCGGGTTCCACTGGACGAAGCGGGAGCTCACCGCGGACGGGACGCCAGGGCCGGAGGGTGAGGTCTACGTCGTCGGCGTCGACCCGGACGCGCAGGGCCTGAAGCTCGGCAAGGCGCTCACGATCGCCGGCCTGGAGTACCTGGCCCGCGCCGGCGCCACCGAGGGCACCCTCTACGTCGACGAATCAAATCCGCGGGCCGTCAATTTGTATTACAACCTCGGATTCGAAGTGTGTGCGACCGACGTGATGTACGCGCGCGGATAA